From the genome of Haloarcula taiwanensis:
GAGGTGACAGTCACGACCGTCTTCCACGAGTGGATGGGCGGCTTCCCGCCGGACGAGGCCCGCGCTAACGGCGTCATCAGCCTCGGCGGCGCGACGGCGGCCGTCGCCCAGCCGGACAAAGTCATCACGAAGTCCGCCCAGGAATTCCAGGGCGTGCCGACGAAGGAAGCCAACGCGGCCGGACTGCGAACGACGAGACAACTCATCGACATGATGATAGAACAGGACATCGACCTCGGGGGTATCGAAGAGGAACAGGCGCTCATCGAACGGGAGACGCGCCACCTGATGGACGCTATCTACGAAGCCGGCGACGGCGACGTGGCACAGGGGGTCATCAACGCCTTCGACAGCGGCGCGCTGGACGTGCCGTTCGCGCCGAGCGACGCCGCCAAGGGGGCGGTATTGCCGGCCAGAGACGACGACGGCCGGGTCCGCATTTTCGAGTTCGCGGACCTCGCGCTCCCTGACGAGATCAAGGAGATTCACGCCGCCCGGCTCGGCGAGCGGGCCGAGACCGAGGGCCGCGACCAGTCGTTCCGGATGGTCGCCGACGACGTGGACGCCATCAGCGACGGGAAGCTCATCGGGCGTCCAACGGGTGACAGCAAGCCCGCAGGGGGGGCCAGCGATGCGGATTGAGGACGTTCGAACAGTCCCGGGTCTGTCGGGCTTTTTTTTCGACGACCAGCGGGCCATCAAGGACGGCGCGACACAGTCCGGGTTCGCCTACGACGGCCAGCCCGTGACCGAGGGGTTCGACCGCATCCGCGAGGCCGGCGAGGCGCTCATCGTCGAACTCGAACTCGCGGACGGCACGGTCGCGACCGGCGACTGCGCCGCGGTCCAGTACTCCGGTGCAGGCGGCCGCGACCCGCTGTTCCGGGCCGAGGCCTACCGCCCGGTCGTCGAGGGGCCCGTCGCCGACGCCCTCCGCGGGCAGGATCCGACGGAGTTCGGGGCCAACGCGACGATGCTGGAAGAGATGAGCGCCCAGCGCTCGGGCGGCGACCAGCTGCACACGGCGGTCCGCTACGGTGTGTCGCAGGCGCTGCTGAACGCCGCCGCGCAAGCGCGGGGCGTGACGCCGACGGACGTACTTGCAGACACCTACGAGACCGAGCCGGCGACCTCTCCGGTCCCGGTGTTCGGCCAGTCGGGCGACGAGCGGCGTATCAACGCCGAAAAGATGCTCATCAAGGGCGTTCCGGTGCTGCCACACGGCCTGTTCAACAGTGTCGAGAAGGTCGGAGAGGACGGCGAAGGGCTGCGAGACTATCTCGCGTGGCTCTCTGACCGGGCGACGACGCTCGGGCCGGAGCCGTACTCGCCGCGCTTCCACGTCGACGTGTACGGCATCCTCGGCAAGGTGCTGGGCCCGCCGTACGACCGGACCGAGGTGATAGACTACTTCGAGACGCTTCGGGAGGCAGCCGCGCCGTATCCCCTACAAGTGGAGGGCCCGATGGACGCCGGCGGGCGGGCGGAGCAGATATCCCGAATGGCCGAACTCCGCGAGGGACTGGCCGATGCCGGCGTCGACGTGGACATCGTCGCCGACGAGTGGTGTAACACCTTCGAGGACGTGCAGGCGTTCGTCGACGCGGAGGCGGCCGACTTGGTCCAGGTGAAGACGCCGGATCTGGGCGGCATCCAGCGCTCGGCCAAAGCGGTGCTGTACTGCGACGGGACGGACACCCGCGCCTACGTCGGCGGGACCTGCAACGAGACGGTCACCTCGGCGCGGGCCTGCGCCCACGTCGCGCTGGCGACCGACGCCGCGCAAGTGCTCGCAAAGCCCGGGATGGGCTTCGACGAGGG
Proteins encoded in this window:
- a CDS encoding methylaspartate ammonia-lyase; this translates as MRIEDVRTVPGLSGFFFDDQRAIKDGATQSGFAYDGQPVTEGFDRIREAGEALIVELELADGTVATGDCAAVQYSGAGGRDPLFRAEAYRPVVEGPVADALRGQDPTEFGANATMLEEMSAQRSGGDQLHTAVRYGVSQALLNAAAQARGVTPTDVLADTYETEPATSPVPVFGQSGDERRINAEKMLIKGVPVLPHGLFNSVEKVGEDGEGLRDYLAWLSDRATTLGPEPYSPRFHVDVYGILGKVLGPPYDRTEVIDYFETLREAAAPYPLQVEGPMDAGGRAEQISRMAELREGLADAGVDVDIVADEWCNTFEDVQAFVDAEAADLVQVKTPDLGGIQRSAKAVLYCDGTDTRAYVGGTCNETVTSARACAHVALATDAAQVLAKPGMGFDEGFMVVTNEMRRALARRDAAREVPADD